The genome window GGTAACCGCGCTCCTTCAGGACTCTCGCGACCGCTTCAACCGTCGTAGTTTTCCCGCTCTTCTTGAAGCCGACAAACGCCATCGCCCTCATAATACCACCTCAGAGCAGGGTTATCCAGTTGAGGTCGTCTATCTTGACTATCAGCTCCTTCGCCCTGTTCCCCGCGTAATCAGTAACTTCCCTGAGAAGGATTATCTCCTCATCAAAGTCAACCAGAATCCCGGAAAAACTCGTCTCACTGCCGACACCGACTGCAACTCTCTTCCCCTTCCAGCGTTCCAGCGTTTTGTCGAGGAGGTACTGCTT of Thermococcus sp. contains these proteins:
- a CDS encoding LSm family protein, producing MSEKQYLLDKTLERWKGKRVAVGVGSETSFSGILVDFDEEIILLREVTDYAGNRAKELIVKIDDLNWITLL